The nucleotide sequence AGCAAAGTCATTAAGGCAGTAGCAGGTTAGCAGCATCCTTGGATGGTTAAACGTTTCGGTATGACCCTCTCGTTTGCTACTACTGCTTTTATTCTTCTAATCTTAGTATTATCGATGGCACTACGAAGTACTCAAAGAATAAAGAAGATAAAAGCCACACCATAATAAAAAGGTCCGTTGATAGCACTGATGAATGCTAATTaatgtggaagaagaagaagaagcagcagcattcATGGCTGCAAATGTGACAATGACTGCACTTGTTTGTGTCTTCTCCTTTCGTAACTCCTCAAACCCGTACAACTACTGCTCGTCTTCCCCCTCCCTCTTCGCCTCCCGCCACGGCGCCACCTCCGCCTATAAATTCATGTGTTCTCTTCGACTTTAGTAGCTGCTTACACAGTCAACATGTCTTCCCTTCAGAAGCTGACCGTggcactcatcgtcgcttccctcGTCGGTTTCGGCGCCGCCGGGGAACTTCCGCCCCTGGAGGAGGAGTCGGCGGCCGCGGAACAACTCCGCGTTGCCGCCCTCGAGGCACGTCTCATAGCGGGGCTcaccggaggcggcggcggcgggctgGTCGACTGCTGGAACGCGCTGCTGGAGCTGCGCTCCTGCACCAACGAGATCGTCCTCTTCTTCATCAACGGCGAGT is from Musa acuminata AAA Group cultivar baxijiao chromosome BXJ1-6, Cavendish_Baxijiao_AAA, whole genome shotgun sequence and encodes:
- the LOC135677521 gene encoding egg cell-secreted protein 1.4-like, which gives rise to MSSLQKLTVALIVASLVGFGAAGELPPLEEESAAAEQLRVAALEARLIAGLTGGGGGGLVDCWNALLELRSCTNEIVLFFINGESYLGLDCCRAIRVITRHCWTSMLTTLGFTTQESDILRGYCDFEATAPPPAPELPPPPTTAPTASKADTELAFDDPTV